A stretch of DNA from Gimesia chilikensis:
TCCGGCAAAGATGACATTATCTGCAGGTTCAACTGGTTTGAGCGTGTATGTACCGACTGGTTTTTTACCAAGATGCAGTCGATCGCCTTCTTTCAGGTTGAACAGGCGGGGGGTCAGTGGTGGATCATCAGTGTCGGGACGTAGAACCAGAGTGATATAAAACTCCAGGTAATCAATCTCATCATTAGCCAGCAGATCTCCCTGCACGTCAAGCATAGGGCACGAGATCGAATATGCGCGGCGGATCAGTTTCTGTTTCGGTAATTCTGCGAGAGATCCGCCATCGACTCGATGTTCCCAGGAACCGAGGCCCAGGGTTGTATATTGGCCCCCTGAGAAACGGGGAACTTCCGCATCAGGCTTTACACGCATGATCATGAGATGCGCGTGAGGCATGCGCAAATCCTGGACTGTTGCGTTGTAATATTTGTTGCGTAACTCTTCTATTTCAGCATTCGATTGCCCGGTCGGAGGATTCGATGGATTCATGACTCTCCCTGTGGCGCTTAATTCCAAACCAGTACAGCTGGTGGGGGATATTGAATTGTCTGGATTTTACCTGCTGGGCCTGACTCAGTATCTGCAACTTCAAAGCACGGCATACAACGAGTCGATCAACAGGATGAAATGATGTTTATAGCAACTAAAGGTTCACTCCTCTATCACTTTTTTGAACCAGATTGTCAAGTCTGATCTACCCTTTCTGCAGGGAGCATGGGAGATCAAATCTGATAGTTTCAGAATGTCACAATTGAAGCGAATCGAGTATGAATGCTGTATTGAATACTCCAGTCAGGGAAGGCACGTAGTCTATACTGATCGGAAAAATCAAGACGGCTTGTTGTCTGACTGATTCTCTCCTGATTTCGTTCCCTGGACATTCACGCCGCTGCCGATCAGTAAGTTGTGATCATAGCACCAGCGGTAGAAACTCCCTGTTTTTTCCGGAGGGAGAATTTTGAGCTGTTCAAAACCAGCTTCTTTAAACCAGCCTTGTAATTCGTCCACAGTGTGATGGTACTGGTAAGCAGGCGCGAACCAGTCAAAGGTATCGCAGACCCGGTTTTCCCAGTTGGGGTGGTTGCTGAAATTCACGACCTTGTTCAAGGTTTTATTGATCACAGGAATCCCACCCAGCCATGCTCCCAGGCGGCACCAGGGCTCCAGTTTTTCCGGGGACATGCGCGTAGTGATTTTTCGCAGCCCGGAATTGATGCCTTCCTGCCACCATTGATTTTTCCGATAGAGCCAGACTGAGTACTTACCTCCCGGCTTGACCATCCGGGCTACTGCGTCGAAGACGGCCCGGGTATCTTTATCGTGGTGCATCACGCCGATTGAAAAAACGAAATCAAATGACTCCGGTTCAAAGGGGAGATGCTTCAAGTCAGCCTGAACCAGGTGTACCTGATCGAGGTGGCTGCAAAGTTTACTCGCTTTTTCGACTGCAGTTGTGTGGTCTGCGCCAAAGACAATCCCCCCTGCCTCGGCAGCGACCTTGCAGTAACGGCCTCCGCCGCAACCTGCATCCAGGATGCGAAGACCGTTTAAGTCGCTGAGCTCCATTCCGG
This window harbors:
- a CDS encoding ferredoxin--NADP reductase, translating into MNPSNPPTGQSNAEIEELRNKYYNATVQDLRMPHAHLMIMRVKPDAEVPRFSGGQYTTLGLGSWEHRVDGGSLAELPKQKLIRRAYSISCPMLDVQGDLLANDEIDYLEFYITLVLRPDTDDPPLTPRLFNLKEGDRLHLGKKPVGTYTLKPVEPADNVIFAGTGTGEAPHNSMTIELLKRGHTGQIVSMTCVRYRGDLGYLDQQKQLQEKYPNYRYGSFTTREPENIDSNHPHYVGKQYLQDMIVPDKFEAQFGWSPKPGKTHVFLCGNPSMIGLPEKNDQGELVFPESKGMVELLTEQGYKLSTPKSPGNIHFEKYW
- a CDS encoding methyltransferase domain-containing protein; this translates as MTKETSPQSFLSQELLDILRDPTDGSPLVLDKSQANLNSPTSEKSYPVINGIPRFVEQEHLSSFGLQWNKYEVAHDDEDRATFTAKTGMELSDLNGLRILDAGCGGGRYCKVAAEAGGIVFGADHTTAVEKASKLCSHLDQVHLVQADLKHLPFEPESFDFVFSIGVMHHDKDTRAVFDAVARMVKPGGKYSVWLYRKNQWWQEGINSGLRKITTRMSPEKLEPWCRLGAWLGGIPVINKTLNKVVNFSNHPNWENRVCDTFDWFAPAYQYHHTVDELQGWFKEAGFEQLKILPPEKTGSFYRWCYDHNLLIGSGVNVQGTKSGENQSDNKPS